A window of Peromyscus eremicus chromosome 7, PerEre_H2_v1, whole genome shotgun sequence contains these coding sequences:
- the Smco4 gene encoding single-pass membrane and coiled-coil domain-containing protein 4, producing MRQLKGKPKKETSKDKKERKQAMQEARQQITTVVLPTVAVVVLLIVVFVYVATRPAVTE from the coding sequence ATGCGTCAGCTCAAGGGGAAGCCAAAGAAGGAGACGTCCAAGGACAAGAAGGAGCGCAAGCAGGCCATGCAGGAGGCCCGGCAGCAGATCACCACAGTGGTGCTGCCCACCGTGGCTGTGGTGGTGCTCCTGATCGTAGTGTTTGTGTACGTGGCCACGCGCCCGGCCGTCACCGAGTGA